The sequence below is a genomic window from Lelliottia sp. JS-SCA-14.
GCCTACGCGGAGCGGGCGGCGGAGAAACTGCGGGCGGAAAGGCAGTATTGCTGCGTGATCAGCGTCTTTATGCGCACCAGCCCGCACGCTGAAAACGAAGTGTTCTATGGCCCGCAGGCCAGCGGTCGGCTGGCAATCCCGTCGAACGATACGCGCGACATTATCCGCGTCGCCAGCCAGGCGCTGGAGCGGATCTGGCAGGATGGTTTTCGCTACATGAAAGCGGGCGTGATGCTGAGTGATTTTTTCAGCCAGGGCGTCGCGCAGTTGAACCTGTTTGATGACTATCAGCCCCGACACAACAGTCAGGCGCTGATGCAGACTATCGACAGGTTAAATCTCTCCGGGCGCGGCACGGTGTGGTTTGCCGGTCAGGGAAGTCAGAAAAACTGGGCCATGAAGCGGGAAATGCTCTCGCCGGGATATACGACGCGCTACGCGGATCTACCTGTGGCGAAATAAACGTTTTCCCTGAACGTCTGAGCCAGTAAGCTCTTGCCGTGACTTTTTCTGGGCCGTTTATGAACAATCTCGCGTTAATCTATCGCCGTTTTGGTGAGCCTGAGTCGGTGCTGCAAGCGGAAGCTTTCCGCTGCGATCGGCTGAACCCCGGTCAACTACGGGTGAAGATGCTTTACTCCCCGGTCAACGCCTCGGATCTGATCCCCATCACCGGCGCTTATCGCCATCGCACGCCGCTGCCTGCGGTGGCGGGCTATGAGGGTGTCGGCGTGGTGATTGACGGGCCAACCGAACTGATGGGAAAACGCGTACTGCCGCTGCGCGGGCAAGGAACCTGGCAGCAGGTGGTGGATTGCCCGGTGGATTTGGCGATTGTGGTGCCCGATTTTATCGATTCTGTGCTGGCTGCCCGCGCGTACATTAATCCGCTCGCCGCGCAGCTGATGCTCAAACTCTATCCCCCGCAGGGGAAACGCGTGCTGCTGACGGCGGCCGGGTCGGACTGCGCGGTGCTGCTGGGACAGTGGGCGCTCAGCGCAGGGGCTGAAGCCGTGTATGGCATTCACCGTTCCGCCGTCCACGCCGGGCGGCTCAAGGCACTGGGGATCACGCCGATTTCACAGCATGACACGGCAGCGATTCGCGCCATCGCCAACGATGCGGAGATAATTTACGACGCCACGGGGGGCGAAGTAGCAGAACTGATTCTGGAAAGGCTGCCCGAGACGGGGGTTTTTGTCTGCTACGGCCTGTTGTCCGGGCAGATGTTCAGGCAGCAAAAGCAGGTGCGCTGGTTCCATATCCGCAATTATCTGGATGCAATGAGCGCAGACGCGTGGCAGGGGCAGTTTCGTGAAATCTGGCCGAAACTACAGGCCAGTTCTGTTGGGGATGCCACGCTGTTTTCCCTCACCGCGTGGCGTTCGGCGCTGGCCTGTTACCGCGAGGCGGGCAGGATCGCAAAGCCGATGTTTAGATTCAGCGATGACTGACGTCGCTCAGCAGCACGGCGATGCTCTGGCCGCCCGCCGTCTGCTCCAGCGCAATCTTCACAATAATGGTCAGCGGCACGGAGAGCAGCATCCCGACCGGGCCGAGCAGCCAGCCCCAGAAGATCAACGATAAAAAGACCACCAGCGTCGACAGCCCCAGCCCGCGGCCCATCATGCGCGGTTCAAGAATGTTCCCGAACACCAGGTTAATGATCAGATAACCCGTCAGCACAATCAGCGCGTCGTACAATCCACTAAACACCAGCACCTGCGCGATAGGGGGAATGGCGGCCAGCACCGAGCCGATGTTGGGAATATAGTTGAGCGCAAAGGCCAGCAGCCCCCAGACAAAGGCGAAGCGCACGTCCAGCGCGGCGAGCATGGCCCAGGCGACCAGACCCGTCACAATACTGATGGCCGTTTTCAGCACCAGATAGCGCGACACGCTGTCCAGCGCCCGCTGAATCGCCTCCATCCCTTCCACCGGGCGGGACATGATCTGCTGCAGTTTCATCGGCAGCTGCGGGACTTCGATCAGCATAAACACCACCGTCAGCAGCAGCAGGAATATCGAGGTCATGGCGCTCGAAAGCTGCGACAGCAGAGCCGTGACCAGGGTCATGGCGGCGTTCGGGTCGATATACTTCAGCAACTCCTCCACGGAGACTTCAATCCCGGCGCGCTGCAGCCAGGGTTCGAGGTGCTGGAGCGGCACGACCAGTGAGGAGCGGTATTGCGGCAGGGTGCGCGCCAGCTCGTTCAGGGAGGTTCCCAGATACGCCACCAGCAGCACCATCGCCAGAATGATCACCGTGATAAGCAAGGAAATCGCCAGCACGCGCGGGACGCGCAGGCGCACCATCCGCTGCACCAGTGGATTAAGGATCACCGCGATAAACAGCGCCAGAATGAAAGGTACGATGATGTCGGCAGCAAAACGGATCCCCGCAAGAATGATCACCAGCATTCCGAGCATGATGACAATTTTTAATCCGTTCAGGGTAATGATGGGCTTTGCCATGTGTGTTCCTGAGTTAATTCTTATATCTATATCATAACGGGAATATTCATTTACTCTACTAACCCAGGTCAAACGGGTAGGGTAAAGAAGTGAAAAGGTTTTGAGTTAATTCCTGGCTTATGGTACAAATCAGGCGTGTTTAACTACCGAGGACAATTTTCATCCGCAATGACGAGAAGCAATACCGCGGATAATTGTAATATTATGGACAATCTGTTCAGGACGTACTTTTCAAATAGCACCGCTGTTTTTTCAACCTCCCTCTGCCTGCTGTCCGGTGAGCAACACTGGCGCAACGCGCTATAGTCCCGTCTTCTGCTTAAGCTAACGCCACGCGTTCAGCTATCTGATTAATATCATTTTTTCTGGGTTTGTCGTTTTCGACAAGCTGCAGTGATTTATATTCTCTTGCAGGAGATGCACCATGTTTTACTGGATATTGTTAGCCCTGGCCATTGTCGCGGAAATTACCGGAACCTTGTCGATGAAATGGGCAAGTGTTAGCGACGGCAACACCGGATTTATTTTAATGCTGGTGATGATTTCCCTTTCGTATATTTTCCTGTCGTTCGCGGTAAAAAAAATCGCGCTCGGCGTGGCGTATGCGCTATGGGAGGGGATCGGTATTCTGTTAATCACGCTGTTCAGTGTGATGTTATTTGATGAAACCCTGTCAACAATGAAAATTGCCGGTCTGGCAACGCTGGTTGCGGGTATTGTGCTGATTAAATCGGGCACCCGCAAAGCGAAGAAACAGCCGCAGGAGCCAGCTCATGCAGCAGTTTGAGTGGATTCATGCGGCCTGGTTGGGTCTGGCGATCGTGCTGGAAATCGTTGCCAACGTGTTCCTGAAATTTTCTGACGGCTTCCGACGCAAGGCCTACGGCCTGCTGTCCATCGCCGCCGTGCTGGGCGCGTTCAGCGCCCTTTCGCAGGCGGTGAAAGGGATCGATCTCTCCGTGGCCTACGCCCTGTGGGGCGGCTTCGGTATCGCCGCGACGCTGGCGGCGGGCTGGATTTTGTTCGGTCAACGTCTGAACCGTAAAGGCTGGATTGGCCTGGTTCTGCTACTCGCCGGCATGATCATGATAAAACTGGCCTGATGTGATCGCTGCCTGTTTTTACGGGCAGCGAAATTCGCTACCTGTATTACTCTTAGAAAGAAGTGCTTTTGAGAGGGCGGCGAATGTATAACCCATTAAGCTGGCGCAATATTCCCACCGCGAAAACCCTTTTCGTCATGATCTTTATGGCCGGGATCGGCCTGATCGTCTCCGTCGTCGCGCTGCTTTATCTCTCCCTGCACCTGATTAGCAGTAAAACCAATGAAATAGATGAACACCGCTCGGCGCTCTCCGTGCAGGGGGCGATCCAGACCTCGGCCAATCGCGTCTGGTCGCTGGTGATCGATAACGCCGTCTGGGATGACGCTGTCCGCGAAGTTTATCCTCCGGTCCTGAACACCGAATGGCTGTACAACACCTGGGGCGCGGGCTTTAAAATCAATAACCTGTATGACGGCACTTTCGTGCTGGACGAACATTTCAACGTCCTGTGGGGCTCGTTTAAAAGCAAAGCCTTTCACGAGCAAAATCTCGATTTTTTTGGCAATGGTCTGAAAGCGCTGATCCGTGATAACGCCGATGCGCTGAAATCTGAGAAGAATATCTACGCCGGGATCACCCGCACGCGCCAGGGGGTGGCGTTTGTCGGCATTGGCCTGATTCGCCCGATGATTGGCCGTCTGCAGGTGCACAACGACGTGCGCCGCTATCTGGTGATTACCCGCCATCTCAACCCGCAAATCCTGAGCGATCTCGGGAATACCTTTCAGATTGAAGACCTTAATTTCACCGAACAGCACACCAGCGAGGCCAGCGTTCCGCTGAAAAGTTCGGCCGGAGAACTGCTGGGCTATCTTAACTGGCAGCCGCGCCTGCCCGGTGCGCAGGCGGCCAGCGCGGCGTCGAACGAAATCACGCAAATCGTGCTCCTGGCGGCGGGGCTGATCCTGCTGTTTATTCTGCTGAGCAGCGTCGGGCTGTATAAACTGGCGCGCGGCGAAAACCAGGCCCGACGGGTGGCGCGCACGGACTGGCTCAGCCATCTGCCCAACCGACGGGCGCTGATTGAGGAGCTGGAGCGAGTCAGTTTGCGCGGGGATATCGATGTTAAAAGCGTGGTCTTTATCGATCTCGACGGCTTTAAGGATGTGAATGATATTTACGGCCACGACGTGGGCGACGACCTGATCATCATGATGGCCCGCGCCCTGCGCGATCGGGTGCCGGAAGGGGGCATGCTGGCCCGCATGGGCGGGGATGAGTTTGCGATGATGATTGGTGGCGACCACTCCCAGGCGCGGGCGTCGGCCTTTGCGGGCAAGGTGCTGGATTTCCTCGGCGCACCGCTACGCCTCGGCGAGCGTACGATCCACATTAGCGCCAGTATCGGGATCGCCAGCGGGACGCTGATCGAATGTACCAGCTCGGAGCTGTTCCGCCGGGCGGATATCGCCATGTATCACTCGAAAATTACCGGTAAAGGGCGCGTCACCCAGTACGATGCGGAGCTGAACAGCGTGCGCGAGCAGCAGCTGGCGATCGAAAATGAGATCCGCAGCGGAATGGAGCGGGACGAGTTCGAGGTCTGGTATCAGCCAATTATCGACGCGCGCAGCCAGAAAATGACCAGCGTCGAGGCGCTCTTGCGCTGGCCGCGCCGTCCGGCGGGTGAGCTGGGGCCAGATGCCTTTATCAGCATCGCCGAAACCAGCGGCCTGATTTACGGTCTGGGGCAGTTTGTTCTGCGCCGCGCCTGTCAGGATCTGGAACCTTTTGGCGACCTGAAGCTGTCGGTGAACATTTCTCCGGCGCAGTTTCGCGATCCTGAATTTGAAGATAAAGTCGCGCGCGTCATTGAGATGACCCGTTTCCCGGCCAATCGCCTCCAGCTGGAGGTGACGGAAACCTACGTGCTGGAAAATCCGGAACGCGCCAGGGCGGCTATCTCCAATCTCAAAGCGCTGGGCACCGCCGTGGCGCTGGATGATTTCGGCACCGGCTACTCCAGCATTGGCTATTTGCGGCGCTTTAATTTCGACACCATCAAAATCGACAAATCTCTCGCCGGGCTGGTGGATAACGACGAACAGGCCGCGGCGCTGGTGAGCGGCACCGTGCGGATTGCCAGTGCGCTGGGGATGGCGGTGGTGGCGGAAGGGGTGGAAAACGAAAAGCAGATGAAACTGCTGCGCCTCGCGGGCTGCGACCAGTTACAGGGATTCTGGTTCAGTCAGCCGATGCCCATCGAGGCGATTATTGAATTACGCAAAGTCAGGTATGTGTAGGCTATTCCTGCGCCAGCGCTTCCAGTTTTTCCCGAAAACCGGTCACAGATAACGCCCGGTTATCGGCGCGCCAGCGGTCTTTGGCCGCAGGTGCCGAACTTTGTACGCCAATCAGCTGCCAGCCGTTGTCGGTTTTGAGCATCAATGGCGAGCCGCTATCGCCCGGCAACGTATCGCACTGGTGGGACAAGACGCTGTTTTGTGCCCAACCGGTGACGATGCAGTCCGTGTGCGTGTAAAGCGAATCCAGGTGATCGACCGGATAACCCGATTGTGTCACTTTACGGTCGGCCGTTTTTAAGGCTGCCGTCAGCGCCGCTTTGTCGCCGTCAAACAGCGGCAGCGGGGTGATCCCCGATGGCGGATAGCGCAGAACAATCAGACCAAAATCCCACTCGGCTGCCGCAGGCGGCACAATCCAGCCATCGCCGTCCGGCTTTAAGCGTTTCCCCAGTGAGGGATCGACGCGGCCTTCGACGCCGTGGATCTCATAGCGCCAGACGCCTTTTTTGGAGATAAAGCGCAAGGCAACGGCCTTGTCAGGCTTGCCTTTCGGTGGGATCAGTAAACAGTGCCCGGCAGTCAGCGCCAGGTGAGGAGAAATCAGGGTCGCAGTGCACAGATTGCCGCTGGCGGTTTCCAGCTGCCCGATAGCATCCCAGGGAGCCTGGGTCGGATCGGCGACACGCGTGCGGTCATCATGACCAAAAAACAGCGTTTTGATCTCTTTCGCATCAATGGCGCTATCGTCGCCATCGTCCGCATGTGTCAGGCCAGAAAAGAGACAGAACGTTCCCAGTAACAACACAACAGTTTTCCGCATATCACACTCTGGTGGGGTAATTATGATTATAAAAAGTTGAACCCTGTGAAAATACTATAGACGGGACGGCGTTAAAGTGGGAGTAAAATCAGCGTGCTACATTCAGGAAAGGTAAAACATGCTGGCGATAATCGCGCATAAAATAAGCGTGATAAGAATGAACTCAAACCGATAGCGCCGCAGCATACGCCCTCCGGATAAAAAAACGGCGCCGGGGAAAACCACTCAGCGCCGGTTTAGCAACGTGCCCGCGAGGGGCACGGTTTAACGAGTTGGCTTATGCAGCTGGCTGTGCAGCTGGTTTAGCGGCTTCGTGTTTGGTCGCTTTTTTGTGGTGCTTTTTAGCAGCCTGAGCTTTCTGCTCTACAGCGGGTTTAGCAGCCGCTTTCTTGTGGTGTTTTTTCGCAGCCTGGGCTTTCTGCTCAGTTGGCGCAGCAGTGGTGGTGGTTGCTGCTGGTTTGGTTGCTGCTTTTTTGTGGTGCTTTTTAGCGGCCTGAGCTTTCTGCTCTACAGCGGCTTTCTTGTGTTTTTTGTGGTGCACAGTTTTTGCTGGCGCCGCTTTAGTGGTCGCAGCAGCAGCCGGAGCTGGGGTAGCAGACGTTGCAGCATTAGCAGCAAACGCAGCAGAAGACAGACCCATAGCAGCGGCAACAACCAGAGCTAATACTTTTTTCATTCTCATACCCTCGAATTTGGTTTCTCATTTAACCCCACTGCGGGGCCGTTGAAATAACTATATCCTTATGGATTCGAGGCTTCCGTGAGTCATTGGTATCGGCGTGTAACCTAATGTACAAAGCGCATGTACACGGCTGGTGGAGGAAAGGCATTTCTTGCACCACCGAACCGCGCCGTCCTAATTTTCACTTAATCTTTTTCTCAGATAGTAGATTCTCACATTATTTAGCGGGTTATTGTTATATGAGAAAGATTCTTCTTATTGCGCTTGCAGGGTTAGGGATGGCCGGTTCGGCCTTAGCACAGAGTGTTACCGTGGATGTACCGAGTGGCTATAAAGTGGTGATTGTGCCTTCATCCGTGACCGTTCCTCAGGCTGTCGTTGTTACCGCACCAGCGCCTCAGACGGTGTACGCCGCACCGGCTCCTGCTCCGGTCTATCATCCTCGCGCACGCCATGTGGCCAGCGTGGCGGAAGGGATGGTGATTGAGCATCAGTACGATGACCATCATTAAGCAATAAGATGAGTCTGCCCCTGAGAACTCAGGGGCAGATCGCGGAGCGGTTTAAAGGTAGCGGGAGGTCAGGTGTTCGCGGAAGTAGCGGCTATTCAGATCTTCGCCTGTCGCCTGAGTAATCAGCTGCGAAGTGGTGAAGCGGCTGCCGTGCTGCCAGATGTTCTGGTTCAGCCAGTCAAACAGCGCCGAGAAATCGCCTTCAGTAATAGATGACTCCAGCCCCGGTAGCGCCGTTTTCGCCGCGCTGAACAGCTGTGCGGCATACATCGCGCCCAGGGTATAAGACGGGAAGTAGCCAAAACCGCCGTCGGTCCAGTGGATATCCTGCATACAGCCGTTGCGGAAGTTATCTTTGGTCGACAATCCCAGCCACGCCTGCATTTTCTCATCCCACAGCGCCGGGATGTCATCCACTTCGATTTCACCGTTGATCAGCGCACGTTCGATTTCATACCGCAGCACCACATGCGCTGGATAGCTCACTTCGTCCGCGTCGACGCGAATATAGCCCGGTTTCACGCGCTGGTTCCAGGCGATGAAGTTCTCTTCACTAAACGCCGCCTGGCTGCCAAATCGAGCATGTACCGCCGGGAGCAGATGTTTCAGGAACGCATTGCTGCGGCCCAGTTGCATCTCAAAGAACAGGCTTTGTGATTCGTGGATGGCGGTAGAACGCGCCAGCGCGACGGGCTGTCCGAGCCAGTTGCGCGGCAGGTTTTGCTCATAGCGCGCATGACCGGTTTCATGCACCACACCAAACAGGGCGCTCAGCAGCTCGTCTTCATCGTAACGGGTGGTAATGCGTACATCTTCCGGCACGCCGCCGCAGAATGGATGGGCGCTGACGTCGAGACGACCGGCGTTAAAATCGAAGCCCAGCATTTTCATCGCTTCCAGCCCCAGCTCGCGCTGAACGGCGGTCGGGAAGGGACCCTGCGGCGGAACGAAGGATTTCTGCGACTGTTTTTCGACAACCTGCGCCAGCAGATCCGGCAGCCAGGATTTCAGGTCGCCAAACAGCACGTCGAGGCGAGCGCTGGTCATGTCCGGTTCAAAGATATCGAGCAGGGCGTCGTAAGGCGTGCAGCCTTTGGCTTCGGCGCGCAGACGCGCCTCTTCACGGCTGAACTTCACCACCTCTTTCAGATTGGCGGAAAATCCCTGCCAGTCGTTGGCCGGACGCTGGGTGCGCCAGGCGTGTTCACATTTACTGCCCGCCAGGGATTTCGCTTCGACCAGCGACTCAGGCAGGAGCGACGCCTGCTGGAAGTGGCGCGTCATCTCGCGCAGGT
It includes:
- a CDS encoding zinc-dependent alcohol dehydrogenase family protein encodes the protein MNNLALIYRRFGEPESVLQAEAFRCDRLNPGQLRVKMLYSPVNASDLIPITGAYRHRTPLPAVAGYEGVGVVIDGPTELMGKRVLPLRGQGTWQQVVDCPVDLAIVVPDFIDSVLAARAYINPLAAQLMLKLYPPQGKRVLLTAAGSDCAVLLGQWALSAGAEAVYGIHRSAVHAGRLKALGITPISQHDTAAIRAIANDAEIIYDATGGEVAELILERLPETGVFVCYGLLSGQMFRQQKQVRWFHIRNYLDAMSADAWQGQFREIWPKLQASSVGDATLFSLTAWRSALACYREAGRIAKPMFRFSDD
- a CDS encoding AI-2E family transporter — protein: MAKPIITLNGLKIVIMLGMLVIILAGIRFAADIIVPFILALFIAVILNPLVQRMVRLRVPRVLAISLLITVIILAMVLLVAYLGTSLNELARTLPQYRSSLVVPLQHLEPWLQRAGIEVSVEELLKYIDPNAAMTLVTALLSQLSSAMTSIFLLLLTVVFMLIEVPQLPMKLQQIMSRPVEGMEAIQRALDSVSRYLVLKTAISIVTGLVAWAMLAALDVRFAFVWGLLAFALNYIPNIGSVLAAIPPIAQVLVFSGLYDALIVLTGYLIINLVFGNILEPRMMGRGLGLSTLVVFLSLIFWGWLLGPVGMLLSVPLTIIVKIALEQTAGGQSIAVLLSDVSHR
- the mdtJ gene encoding multidrug/spermidine efflux SMR transporter subunit MdtJ, with product MFYWILLALAIVAEITGTLSMKWASVSDGNTGFILMLVMISLSYIFLSFAVKKIALGVAYALWEGIGILLITLFSVMLFDETLSTMKIAGLATLVAGIVLIKSGTRKAKKQPQEPAHAAV
- the mdtI gene encoding multidrug/spermidine efflux SMR transporter subunit MdtI, with translation MQQFEWIHAAWLGLAIVLEIVANVFLKFSDGFRRKAYGLLSIAAVLGAFSALSQAVKGIDLSVAYALWGGFGIAATLAAGWILFGQRLNRKGWIGLVLLLAGMIMIKLA
- a CDS encoding EAL domain-containing protein → MYNPLSWRNIPTAKTLFVMIFMAGIGLIVSVVALLYLSLHLISSKTNEIDEHRSALSVQGAIQTSANRVWSLVIDNAVWDDAVREVYPPVLNTEWLYNTWGAGFKINNLYDGTFVLDEHFNVLWGSFKSKAFHEQNLDFFGNGLKALIRDNADALKSEKNIYAGITRTRQGVAFVGIGLIRPMIGRLQVHNDVRRYLVITRHLNPQILSDLGNTFQIEDLNFTEQHTSEASVPLKSSAGELLGYLNWQPRLPGAQAASAASNEITQIVLLAAGLILLFILLSSVGLYKLARGENQARRVARTDWLSHLPNRRALIEELERVSLRGDIDVKSVVFIDLDGFKDVNDIYGHDVGDDLIIMMARALRDRVPEGGMLARMGGDEFAMMIGGDHSQARASAFAGKVLDFLGAPLRLGERTIHISASIGIASGTLIECTSSELFRRADIAMYHSKITGKGRVTQYDAELNSVREQQLAIENEIRSGMERDEFEVWYQPIIDARSQKMTSVEALLRWPRRPAGELGPDAFISIAETSGLIYGLGQFVLRRACQDLEPFGDLKLSVNISPAQFRDPEFEDKVARVIEMTRFPANRLQLEVTETYVLENPERARAAISNLKALGTAVALDDFGTGYSSIGYLRRFNFDTIKIDKSLAGLVDNDEQAAALVSGTVRIASALGMAVVAEGVENEKQMKLLRLAGCDQLQGFWFSQPMPIEAIIELRKVRYV
- a CDS encoding trypsin-like serine peptidase encodes the protein MRKTVVLLLGTFCLFSGLTHADDGDDSAIDAKEIKTLFFGHDDRTRVADPTQAPWDAIGQLETASGNLCTATLISPHLALTAGHCLLIPPKGKPDKAVALRFISKKGVWRYEIHGVEGRVDPSLGKRLKPDGDGWIVPPAAAEWDFGLIVLRYPPSGITPLPLFDGDKAALTAALKTADRKVTQSGYPVDHLDSLYTHTDCIVTGWAQNSVLSHQCDTLPGDSGSPLMLKTDNGWQLIGVQSSAPAAKDRWRADNRALSVTGFREKLEALAQE
- the asr gene encoding acid resistance repetitive basic protein Asr, which encodes MKKVLALVVAAAMGLSSAAFAANAATSATPAPAAAATTKAAPAKTVHHKKHKKAAVEQKAQAAKKHHKKAATKPAATTTTAAPTEQKAQAAKKHHKKAAAKPAVEQKAQAAKKHHKKATKHEAAKPAAQPAA
- a CDS encoding carboxypeptidase M32 gives rise to the protein MKNNNYQQLTRTFLRLSRFSHLSSIASWDMFAMMPPGGSLARGEALAEMSVLQHQILTDKKVGDWLAAAESEDLNDVERANLREMTRHFQQASLLPESLVEAKSLAGSKCEHAWRTQRPANDWQGFSANLKEVVKFSREEARLRAEAKGCTPYDALLDIFEPDMTSARLDVLFGDLKSWLPDLLAQVVEKQSQKSFVPPQGPFPTAVQRELGLEAMKMLGFDFNAGRLDVSAHPFCGGVPEDVRITTRYDEDELLSALFGVVHETGHARYEQNLPRNWLGQPVALARSTAIHESQSLFFEMQLGRSNAFLKHLLPAVHARFGSQAAFSEENFIAWNQRVKPGYIRVDADEVSYPAHVVLRYEIERALINGEIEVDDIPALWDEKMQAWLGLSTKDNFRNGCMQDIHWTDGGFGYFPSYTLGAMYAAQLFSAAKTALPGLESSITEGDFSALFDWLNQNIWQHGSRFTTSQLITQATGEDLNSRYFREHLTSRYL